The Anaeromusa acidaminophila DSM 3853 genome window below encodes:
- a CDS encoding polysaccharide deacetylase family protein: MKRFAKVMASCLFFWIIALSTADAYGQVGPSNSKEPRQIDNSGSFHVDAADLYIAPGVTGPTSASTVAPVEEKWARYEQGDSSRLAVLVTDEKSDWLGLAHGLKSAGIPFRMTKDYMEALRHKAILAYPMISGGTVSPEAAAALSKHVQSGGTLVAVQPLANSMKSLFGFTEAIPSRQQKSLAFQKGVLSWVLDDVRETSLTINGSTPEAALGTYSFLFPTGKIVAAYEDGKAAIIRKNYGGGAAYAVGLDLGHWLLTGYNSRAESSARSYVNEYEPSLDILLQWLKEVYRNAEKNAVFFGSVPSGRGLAVLLTHDVDFTKSVVNAVAYAEYEKSMGIRGTYFIQTKYIRDYYDAIFFNEAYLPYLRKLIELGMELGSHTVSHSYVFAALPLGSGTETYPAYQPFISGRYAIHNATVLGELRVSKFLLEQGTGVAVTSFRAGHLQNPLTLPQALAATGYRYSSNVTANTALTHRPFQLNYSRGSQGETSIYEFPITIEDELDSPMDKRLDKALALSAKVARYGGLLNILIHPNVLEEKMTFEQGLVNALKDKAWFGSLGEYGRWWEARDEAEADVFVQGQLRQVRLRLPQAVEELPLEVPADWTLQSGPGRIQGGQVLISAPAGEAVLTFTAP; encoded by the coding sequence ATGAAACGATTTGCTAAAGTTATGGCGTCTTGTTTGTTTTTCTGGATTATTGCTTTGAGCACGGCGGATGCATATGGCCAGGTCGGACCGAGCAATTCTAAAGAGCCGCGACAAATTGACAATTCCGGTTCGTTTCATGTGGACGCTGCTGATTTATATATAGCTCCTGGCGTAACTGGTCCGACCAGCGCTAGTACAGTAGCGCCTGTGGAAGAAAAATGGGCACGCTATGAGCAGGGAGATAGCAGTCGTCTTGCGGTGTTGGTTACCGATGAGAAGTCGGATTGGCTGGGGCTGGCGCATGGTTTAAAGAGCGCCGGCATTCCTTTTCGGATGACGAAGGATTACATGGAAGCGTTGCGCCACAAGGCGATTTTGGCGTATCCCATGATTTCCGGCGGTACGGTTTCGCCGGAAGCGGCGGCAGCGTTATCCAAGCATGTGCAAAGCGGCGGTACCTTGGTAGCGGTGCAGCCGTTGGCTAATTCCATGAAAAGTCTGTTTGGTTTTACCGAAGCCATTCCTTCACGGCAGCAGAAAAGCCTAGCTTTTCAAAAAGGCGTTTTATCATGGGTATTGGATGATGTCCGAGAGACTTCGCTGACCATAAATGGCAGTACGCCGGAAGCTGCCTTGGGGACGTATAGCTTTCTTTTTCCTACAGGAAAGATTGTAGCGGCGTATGAAGACGGCAAAGCAGCCATTATTCGTAAGAATTATGGCGGAGGGGCGGCTTATGCAGTTGGGCTGGACTTGGGGCATTGGCTTTTGACAGGCTATAACAGTCGAGCTGAGAGTAGTGCGCGCAGCTATGTAAACGAATATGAGCCGTCTTTGGATATCTTGCTGCAGTGGCTGAAGGAAGTATATAGGAATGCGGAAAAAAATGCCGTCTTTTTTGGTTCTGTTCCATCTGGTAGGGGGCTTGCCGTCTTGCTTACGCATGACGTGGATTTTACAAAATCAGTAGTCAATGCTGTAGCATATGCGGAATATGAAAAATCTATGGGGATTCGGGGGACGTACTTTATCCAAACCAAATACATCCGCGACTACTATGATGCAATATTTTTTAATGAAGCGTATCTGCCGTATTTGCGCAAGTTAATTGAATTAGGCATGGAATTGGGAAGCCATACAGTCAGCCATTCTTATGTTTTTGCGGCGCTGCCTTTAGGAAGCGGAACGGAAACATATCCTGCGTACCAGCCATTCATTAGCGGCAGGTACGCCATTCATAATGCCACGGTGCTGGGCGAACTACGGGTCAGTAAATTTTTGTTAGAACAAGGAACAGGCGTAGCCGTGACGTCTTTCCGGGCGGGACACCTGCAAAATCCGCTGACTTTGCCCCAGGCTCTGGCGGCAACCGGTTATCGTTACAGTTCGAATGTGACTGCTAATACGGCATTAACGCATCGGCCTTTTCAACTAAACTATTCTCGGGGCAGCCAAGGTGAGACATCGATATACGAATTTCCGATTACGATTGAAGACGAACTGGATTCGCCAATGGACAAGCGTCTAGATAAAGCGCTGGCGCTGAGTGCGAAGGTCGCCCGCTACGGTGGCTTGTTGAATATCCTAATTCATCCTAACGTGTTAGAGGAGAAAATGACTTTTGAGCAAGGGCTTGTAAACGCTCTTAAAGACAAGGCCTGGTTTGGCTCGCTGGGAGAATATGGACGTTGGTGGGAGGCGCGGGATGAGGCGGAGGCGGATGTGTTCGTTCAGGGACAGCTTCGTCAGGTGCGGCTGCGTTTGCCGCAAGCGGTGGAAGAGCTGCCGCTGGAGGTTCCTGCGGACTGGACGTTGCAAAGCGGACCGGGGCGTATCCAAGGCGGCCAGGTGCTGATAAGCGCTCCGGCGGGCGAAGCTGTGCTGACCTTTACTGCGCCTTAG
- a CDS encoding family 16 glycosylhydrolase: protein MRKKLVFVYLALVLVWPASVWAAAALSFAGYQWQVKDGYDYPGKNHWSFRQAWVDETGALHLRLEKRGLWYCAEVITREYFSYGRFSFQVIGELDRLDPQVVLGLFLYHPSSLEEADVEVARWGRAKNSNGLFGIYRQDLHEAQPFRFSLPEGSYSTYWIDWMPEQVRFVGQYGHRSDEEAVFARWQYPQKPVLGETLFERRYLQVRMNLWLYGGRQPHNGENVEVIIHGFQYRPWP, encoded by the coding sequence ATGAGAAAAAAGCTCGTCTTTGTCTACTTGGCCTTGGTGTTAGTTTGGCCAGCCAGCGTTTGGGCTGCAGCGGCATTGTCCTTTGCTGGCTATCAATGGCAGGTGAAGGACGGCTATGATTATCCGGGAAAAAATCATTGGTCTTTTCGCCAGGCGTGGGTGGATGAAACTGGCGCTTTGCATTTGCGATTGGAAAAGAGAGGCCTTTGGTATTGCGCTGAAGTGATCACTCGGGAGTATTTTTCCTATGGACGCTTTTCGTTTCAAGTCATTGGTGAACTGGATCGGCTGGACCCGCAGGTAGTGCTGGGCTTATTTTTGTACCATCCTTCCAGTTTAGAGGAGGCGGATGTGGAAGTGGCGCGCTGGGGAAGGGCGAAAAACTCTAATGGCTTGTTCGGTATATATCGGCAAGATTTGCACGAGGCGCAGCCTTTTCGATTTTCGCTTCCAGAGGGAAGCTACAGCACCTATTGGATCGATTGGATGCCGGAGCAAGTGCGATTTGTCGGGCAATACGGGCATCGCAGCGACGAGGAAGCTGTCTTTGCCCGCTGGCAGTATCCCCAGAAGCCGGTTTTAGGAGAAACACTTTTTGAACGGCGCTATCTGCAGGTGCGTATGAATTTGTGGCTCTATGGAGGAAGGCAGCCGCATAACGGCGAGAATGTAGAAGTGATAATTCATGGTTTTCAGTATCGGCCATGGCCGTAA
- a CDS encoding sensor domain-containing diguanylate cyclase has translation MLQKEQQSITLFTVFVLSGIWAGVIFFTYQESQVVKEAFSERRSLYYIAATVFSALLLSYAIYLIRSKKQALLLAEAKEEQEQLLRLYASKLPDPCFIIAEDGTYMDIIGPEDKLFIFTAEQAIGRNLGDFYPPREVQEVLEVIRRTIESGEPQVTEYTPQFPFGGTRCFEVRTSPIDRLVEEKRVAMMVVIDITSRKQALEHIQFMTDHDSVTGLLNRSRFEKELLRLTAPGLPTSLIVFDIHGLRSINNAFGYQAGNDLLLALAHVLKQVGGKHFILGRIGDDELAAILPESDATALEAYRSAVLAQIELYNQLHPEPALSVLIGQAFSNGTTNPSLLLRTADEAILQQKQVLLCRPRD, from the coding sequence TTGTTACAGAAAGAACAGCAGTCCATTACCCTCTTTACCGTCTTCGTTCTGTCCGGCATTTGGGCCGGCGTCATCTTCTTTACATACCAAGAAAGTCAAGTGGTCAAAGAAGCCTTCTCCGAGCGTCGTTCCCTCTATTACATAGCAGCCACTGTATTCAGTGCGCTGCTGCTTAGTTACGCCATTTACCTAATTCGCAGCAAAAAACAGGCGTTGCTTTTGGCGGAAGCCAAGGAAGAACAGGAACAGCTGCTGCGGCTGTACGCCAGTAAACTCCCGGATCCGTGCTTCATTATTGCCGAAGACGGCACCTATATGGACATCATCGGCCCGGAAGACAAGCTGTTTATTTTCACGGCGGAGCAGGCTATCGGGCGAAACCTTGGCGATTTTTATCCTCCTCGGGAAGTGCAGGAAGTGTTAGAAGTCATTCGACGCACCATTGAAAGCGGCGAACCGCAGGTGACGGAATATACGCCGCAGTTTCCCTTTGGCGGCACCCGTTGCTTTGAAGTGCGAACCTCTCCCATCGACCGATTGGTAGAGGAAAAAAGAGTGGCCATGATGGTAGTCATTGATATTACCAGCCGCAAGCAAGCGTTGGAGCACATTCAGTTCATGACGGACCATGATTCTGTTACAGGCCTCTTAAACCGCAGCCGTTTTGAGAAAGAATTGCTGCGTCTTACCGCCCCTGGCTTGCCCACAAGCCTTATTGTCTTTGACATCCACGGTCTGCGCAGCATCAACAATGCCTTCGGCTATCAAGCCGGCAATGATCTCTTGCTGGCGCTGGCGCACGTCCTCAAGCAAGTCGGCGGCAAACACTTTATTCTGGGCCGCATCGGCGACGACGAATTAGCCGCCATTCTGCCGGAAAGCGACGCCACCGCCTTAGAAGCCTACCGCAGCGCGGTATTGGCTCAAATCGAGCTGTACAACCAGTTGCATCCGGAACCGGCCTTATCGGTTCTTATAGGACAGGCCTTCTCTAACGGCACAACCAATCCAAGCCTGCTTTTACGCACAGCCGATGAAGCCATACTCCAACAAAAACAGGTGTTACTCTGCCGCCCACGAGACTAG